A portion of the Mesobacillus sp. AQ2 genome contains these proteins:
- the spoIIID gene encoding sporulation transcriptional regulator SpoIIID, translating into MHDYIKERTIKIGKYIVETRKTVRVIAKEFGVSKSTVHKDLTERLPEINPDLANEVKEILDYHKSIRHLRGGEATKMKYRKEEREEEPVK; encoded by the coding sequence GTGCACGATTACATCAAAGAGAGAACAATCAAGATTGGAAAGTATATCGTGGAGACGAGAAAAACAGTTCGCGTCATAGCGAAGGAGTTTGGCGTATCCAAAAGTACAGTCCATAAAGACCTGACAGAAAGATTGCCTGAGATCAACCCTGACCTTGCCAACGAAGTAAAAGAGATCCTTGATTATCATAAATCCATCCGCCATCTAAGAGGCGGGGAAGCCACCAAAATGAAGTACCGTAAAGAGGAAAGGGAAGAAGAACCTGTGAAGTGA
- a CDS encoding LysM peptidoglycan-binding domain-containing protein, translating into MITYRQTRKQRIREEKRRKTLKRNRKLIGAAVAGSVAAGLLNGVGQKKTDAVGSFYTVKKGDTLYSLAKQYDTSVEMLKEVNSLRSDFIRTGQKLEVPVEAEAGTYIVKKGDTLFSLAKKYGVAITDLKKENKLVTDSIYVGQAISVPTHGYDTHEEFYEVNAGDTLFNISKRFGVSLKELKEANGLKKDMVLIGQHLLIPGNIEVMESTVNGAADNFTVEFETDGKAIPLKVSYGTARKYQELAGQQVIVTFKNGALINIQ; encoded by the coding sequence TTGATTACCTACAGACAGACTAGAAAACAGAGAATCAGAGAAGAAAAACGCAGAAAAACCTTAAAAAGGAATCGAAAATTAATTGGTGCAGCGGTAGCCGGATCGGTTGCGGCAGGATTGCTGAACGGGGTCGGTCAAAAGAAAACAGATGCGGTCGGATCCTTTTATACTGTGAAAAAAGGAGACACCCTCTACAGCCTGGCAAAGCAATATGATACCTCAGTTGAAATGCTGAAAGAGGTTAATTCGCTCCGTTCAGATTTCATTAGGACCGGCCAGAAACTTGAGGTGCCAGTAGAGGCAGAAGCAGGAACCTATATTGTTAAAAAAGGGGACACATTGTTTTCCCTGGCAAAGAAATATGGAGTGGCCATTACCGACTTGAAAAAGGAAAACAAATTGGTCACTGATTCCATCTATGTTGGACAGGCCATATCCGTACCGACTCATGGTTATGATACACACGAAGAATTTTATGAAGTGAATGCTGGAGACACGTTATTTAATATATCCAAGCGTTTTGGAGTTAGTCTAAAAGAATTAAAAGAAGCAAATGGGTTGAAGAAAGATATGGTGTTGATTGGCCAACACCTGCTCATCCCAGGTAACATTGAAGTTATGGAATCAACCGTTAACGGAGCAGCCGATAATTTCACCGTCGAGTTCGAAACAGATGGGAAGGCGATACCTTTGAAGGTTTCATACGGTACAGCCCGGAAATATCAAGAGCTGGCCGGACAACAAGTCATTGTTACTTTTAAAAACGGGGCATTGATCAATATTCAATAA
- a CDS encoding 3'-5' exonuclease — translation MFFQKRNISCPLLYERIPLSTGIDDLSFIVFDTETTGFQVATTDRLIEIGGVPVKGLKVVENDRFQTYVNPERQISREIIELTSITNEKVAGAPKASEAISDFFDYVESHETVCLVGHYVGFDHLVLKSELKREKLALKKLFTIDTLDLIGFIAPSYDMRDLERYAMAFGTRIYDRHSAVGDALTTAYLFTELLKQFKDRGYSTWGELIKATDSQMRSMQF, via the coding sequence ATGTTTTTTCAAAAAAGGAATATTTCCTGCCCGCTTTTGTATGAAAGGATTCCTTTATCGACTGGAATCGATGATCTTTCTTTTATTGTTTTCGACACGGAGACGACTGGTTTTCAGGTTGCGACCACTGACCGGCTCATCGAAATCGGCGGTGTTCCGGTAAAAGGCTTAAAGGTGGTGGAAAATGACCGTTTTCAGACATATGTGAACCCTGAGCGACAAATTTCTCGGGAAATAATTGAGCTGACGTCGATTACAAATGAAAAGGTGGCCGGCGCTCCCAAGGCGTCTGAAGCGATCTCTGACTTCTTTGATTACGTCGAATCTCATGAGACAGTATGCCTCGTCGGCCACTATGTCGGCTTCGACCATCTCGTGCTGAAAAGCGAATTGAAACGGGAAAAGCTAGCGCTGAAAAAGCTGTTCACCATCGATACACTCGACCTGATTGGCTTCATTGCGCCTTCCTATGATATGCGCGATCTGGAGCGATACGCCATGGCTTTCGGGACAAGAATTTATGACCGCCATAGCGCAGTCGGCGACGCATTGACAACGGCATATTTGTTCACCGAGCTGTTGAAGCAGTTCAAGGACAGGGGATATTCCACTTGGGGTGAGCTAATCAAAGCGACCGACAGCCAGATGCGGTCGATGCAGTTTTGA
- a CDS encoding DUF294 nucleotidyltransferase-like domain-containing protein, whose translation MMMETKLYKEIWKAVQFHPLFQGLDERTALSLVEECEAFSYGKREMMLQVDTPRQGLLLVLQGIAEVFVKNAAGQDEVLEVIQKGEIVGFSSLAEFLGIVKADKTQSNVEVRAVDDVRALLIPFSVLAKRWDDQDVHDYLLTQVSIRLKDVYGSLAEQVKMARGIGEGETILARVQDMMSESIVSVSPESSIKDTALKMSEHKTSSVLVLEQQELKGIITERDIVGRVVAEGLSFDEPSRLVMTKDPVTISRFSYYYDAFSEMLLNGIKHLPVVDHGQVSGIVTLTDLLRKKNDSVMRTIKKIEGENEASLPEVKAAIYEITDTLMRDSVPSLALLDIVTKLYDRLIGRAVELSVEALGEPPVPFAFYLMGSAGRGEQFMLTDQDHFLVYADTKEHGYFEKLGAEITAKLEAAGYARCKGLMMSSEEQWRGTVLQWQERVRKWMLQSTNENILLAQNFFSYRFAVGSEQLNKEFEAKIGELLDRSKIFLYRMVQAEKEQEIPTLDEPIRALFRLGRKSIDMKKEVLFPFHHSLQILSLYYGGIPGMPLEKIGALKEKGVFTEGFTQDLREAISHVLDLYIRQRWTNSESSTILSFATMSTRQKDELILSLRTLRELQGMVYARFSV comes from the coding sequence ATGATGATGGAAACAAAGCTTTATAAAGAAATCTGGAAGGCCGTGCAGTTCCATCCCCTGTTTCAGGGGTTGGATGAACGCACGGCCCTTTCCCTTGTCGAGGAATGTGAAGCATTTTCTTATGGGAAAAGGGAAATGATGCTCCAGGTGGACACGCCACGCCAGGGGCTTTTGTTGGTTTTACAAGGAATCGCCGAGGTATTCGTGAAAAATGCCGCCGGGCAGGATGAAGTATTGGAGGTAATTCAAAAAGGGGAGATCGTCGGTTTTTCAAGCCTTGCGGAATTCCTTGGCATTGTAAAGGCCGATAAAACTCAATCCAATGTTGAGGTCAGGGCAGTTGATGATGTCCGGGCCCTGCTGATTCCTTTTTCCGTTCTGGCAAAGAGATGGGATGACCAGGATGTCCATGACTATCTGCTGACCCAGGTGTCAATCCGGCTAAAAGATGTGTATGGATCGCTTGCAGAGCAGGTGAAAATGGCCAGGGGAATCGGCGAAGGCGAGACGATTCTAGCAAGGGTGCAGGACATGATGTCGGAGAGCATCGTCTCCGTTTCCCCGGAATCAAGCATAAAGGACACTGCCCTGAAAATGTCCGAGCATAAAACAAGCTCCGTGCTGGTACTGGAACAACAAGAACTGAAAGGAATCATCACCGAGCGGGACATCGTCGGCAGGGTGGTGGCGGAGGGTCTGTCATTTGATGAACCATCCAGACTCGTCATGACTAAGGACCCGGTGACGATTTCAAGGTTCTCTTATTATTACGATGCTTTTTCAGAAATGCTTTTGAACGGCATCAAGCATTTGCCGGTCGTGGACCATGGGCAGGTATCAGGTATTGTGACATTAACCGACTTGCTTAGAAAAAAGAATGACAGTGTGATGAGGACAATCAAGAAAATCGAGGGGGAAAATGAAGCGAGCCTGCCTGAGGTTAAAGCGGCAATCTATGAAATTACCGATACATTGATGCGGGACTCTGTTCCTTCACTGGCGCTGCTAGATATCGTGACAAAACTGTATGATAGATTGATCGGCAGGGCAGTGGAGCTATCTGTTGAGGCACTTGGGGAGCCGCCTGTACCGTTTGCGTTCTACTTGATGGGATCTGCGGGCCGCGGTGAGCAGTTCATGCTGACAGACCAGGATCATTTTCTTGTATATGCCGATACGAAGGAACATGGCTATTTTGAAAAATTAGGCGCGGAAATCACCGCCAAGCTCGAGGCAGCAGGCTATGCACGCTGCAAAGGTCTGATGATGTCGAGTGAAGAACAGTGGAGAGGGACGGTGCTGCAATGGCAGGAGCGTGTTCGGAAGTGGATGCTGCAATCGACGAATGAGAATATCCTGCTGGCCCAGAATTTTTTCTCTTATCGATTTGCGGTTGGAAGCGAACAACTGAACAAGGAATTCGAAGCAAAAATCGGCGAACTGCTCGACCGCTCTAAAATATTCCTGTATCGCATGGTCCAGGCAGAAAAGGAGCAGGAAATCCCGACTCTGGATGAACCAATACGCGCCCTGTTCAGACTCGGCCGGAAAAGCATCGACATGAAAAAAGAAGTCTTGTTCCCATTCCATCACAGCCTGCAGATTCTTTCGCTGTATTATGGCGGCATCCCGGGAATGCCCCTCGAGAAAATCGGAGCATTAAAGGAGAAAGGCGTTTTTACGGAAGGATTCACACAAGACCTGAGAGAAGCCATCAGCCATGTACTTGACCTCTATATCAGGCAAAGATGGACAAATAGCGAAAGCAGCACCATTCTATCATTCGCCACCATGTCCACCAGACAAAAAGACGAACTTATCCTGAGCCTGCGCACACTCCGTGAACTGCAGGGAATGGTATATGCTAGATTCTCAGTCTGA
- a CDS encoding sodium:solute symporter family protein, which yields MDTQFLVSLSIILATFGLYIGIAVYNTAKQTSDFYVASRGVPPIFNGMAIGADWMSAASFIGMAGTIMLLGYDGLAYIMGWTGGYLLLTFLLAPQLRKYGRYTVPEFIGDRFNSHTARVIAAISTIIISFTYSIGQLSGSGVVIGRLFEIDAKVGTMIGVVLIAFYAAFGGMKGITWTQVAQYIILIIAYLIPVIFMSLQITSSPLPWLSYGELVGKMGELDRELGISEYFAPFTNGTKWQFLALMFTLMAGTAGLPHVIVRFYTVSTMKAARWSGAWALLFIGLLYLSAPAYAAFSRFILMTKVAGSKISELPAWTKTWVDTGKLQVADGNGDGVLQWSELIISNDIVVMATPEIANLGVFVIGLVAAGAMAAALSTAGGLMIAISSAFAHDIYYRVMKPNATEKTRLNVARISIVVATLFAGLIALNPPGAITQIVAWAFALASGTFFPALILGVWWKRSNAQGVIAGMIVGLAVTLGYIFAAKYGGYTILGIIDTGAGVFGATAAILANVIVSLATPAPSQKIQEEVLDLRYPEQMSYKNGEVWMNDDGNKAL from the coding sequence TTGGATACACAATTCTTGGTCTCATTATCTATTATTTTAGCTACATTCGGTTTGTATATCGGGATTGCGGTCTACAATACAGCTAAACAAACGTCAGACTTCTATGTTGCCAGCCGCGGCGTCCCGCCAATCTTCAACGGCATGGCAATCGGAGCTGACTGGATGAGTGCCGCTTCCTTCATCGGGATGGCCGGTACGATCATGCTGCTCGGCTATGACGGCCTGGCGTATATCATGGGCTGGACTGGCGGATATTTGCTTCTGACCTTCCTGCTTGCACCGCAGCTCAGGAAGTATGGGCGATACACGGTTCCTGAATTCATCGGTGACCGCTTCAACAGCCATACAGCACGCGTTATTGCGGCCATTTCAACAATCATCATCAGCTTCACGTATTCAATCGGCCAGCTATCCGGTTCCGGCGTGGTTATAGGGCGCCTTTTCGAAATCGATGCAAAGGTCGGCACGATGATCGGGGTTGTCCTGATTGCATTCTATGCCGCTTTCGGAGGTATGAAAGGAATTACCTGGACACAGGTTGCTCAGTATATCATTTTGATCATTGCCTATTTGATTCCGGTAATTTTCATGTCCCTGCAAATTACGAGCAGCCCGCTGCCATGGCTTTCTTACGGCGAACTGGTCGGTAAAATGGGTGAGCTCGACCGTGAGCTTGGCATTTCAGAATACTTCGCACCATTCACGAACGGTACAAAATGGCAGTTCCTTGCCCTTATGTTCACATTGATGGCCGGTACGGCGGGCCTTCCGCACGTAATCGTCCGTTTCTATACGGTTTCTACGATGAAGGCTGCTCGCTGGTCAGGCGCCTGGGCACTTCTTTTCATCGGCTTGCTTTACCTGTCTGCACCTGCGTATGCGGCATTTTCACGTTTCATCCTGATGACAAAAGTAGCCGGCAGCAAAATCAGCGAGCTTCCTGCATGGACGAAAACCTGGGTCGATACTGGCAAGCTTCAGGTTGCCGACGGAAACGGCGATGGAGTCCTGCAATGGAGTGAATTGATCATCTCCAACGATATCGTCGTAATGGCGACGCCTGAAATCGCCAACCTTGGCGTATTCGTCATCGGCCTTGTAGCGGCAGGCGCTATGGCTGCAGCCCTTTCTACAGCAGGCGGCTTGATGATCGCCATTTCCTCAGCGTTTGCGCACGATATCTATTACCGTGTTATGAAGCCAAATGCTACTGAAAAAACACGTCTTAACGTAGCGCGTATCTCGATCGTTGTAGCGACTTTATTTGCAGGCCTGATTGCCCTTAACCCTCCTGGCGCGATTACACAAATCGTGGCCTGGGCATTTGCGCTTGCCAGCGGTACATTCTTCCCGGCGCTAATCCTTGGTGTCTGGTGGAAGCGTTCCAATGCCCAGGGTGTCATCGCCGGCATGATCGTCGGTCTGGCCGTGACATTGGGATATATTTTCGCCGCAAAGTACGGCGGCTATACGATTCTTGGCATTATCGACACAGGTGCTGGGGTATTCGGCGCTACAGCTGCGATTTTAGCAAACGTGATCGTATCGCTTGCGACTCCGGCTCCATCACAAAAAATTCAGGAAGAAGTCCTCGACCTTCGTTATCCTGAACAGATGTCTTACAAGAATGGCGAAGTCTGGATGAATGATGATGGAAACAAAGCTTTATAA
- a CDS encoding DUF4212 domain-containing protein, protein MKKIDKSVADAYFREKTRNMIVYFVIWFLVSFGAVLIAEPLSEISIGGFPFHYFMGAQGAVVTFIILLFVNAKLSDSIDKKYGIDEEKNVKLSEGKSLDH, encoded by the coding sequence GTGAAGAAAATTGATAAGTCAGTTGCTGACGCGTATTTCCGTGAAAAAACCCGTAACATGATCGTATATTTTGTCATCTGGTTTCTCGTTTCGTTCGGCGCAGTGTTGATCGCCGAGCCTCTGAGCGAGATTTCAATCGGCGGCTTCCCGTTCCACTACTTCATGGGAGCCCAGGGTGCGGTTGTGACCTTCATCATCCTGCTGTTTGTCAACGCCAAGCTTAGCGACAGCATCGACAAGAAGTATGGAATTGACGAAGAGAAGAATGTAAAGCTGAGCGAAGGAAAGAGCCTTGATCATTAA
- the ggt gene encoding gamma-glutamyltransferase, whose protein sequence is MSLHTYPYPSQRMAAVARNGMVATSQPLAAQAGLDILKKGGNAIDAAIATAACLTVVEPTSNGIGGDAFALVWVKDKLYGLNASGPAPQSISIEKVKELGHEKMPSHGWIPVTVPGAPSAWAELSKRFGRLPLTEVLQPAIEYARNGYPLTPILAKYWKGAYNAYKSRFQGEEYDEWFRIFAPEGRVPDAGEMWKSEDHANTLQEIAETNGESFYRGALAEKIAAASKKAGAFLSKTDLENYHPEWVEPISVSYRGHEVWEIPPNGQGIVALMALNILKGYEFTHRDDVRGVHLQLEAMKQAFTDGKEYVTDPKTMQAKVADLLSEQYGEEARAKISDEARMPEPGSLPKGGTVYLSTADGEGNMVSFIQSNYMGFGSGVVVPGTGIGLQNRGHDFSLDPTHANALAPGKKTYHTIIPGFITKDGQAVGPFGVMGGYMQPQGHVQVAMNMIDFGMNPQAALDEPRWQWTSGKQIEAEHHFPNHIVKELARRGHQMKVAYDGGGFGRGQVIIRDPKTGVLTGGTEMRTDGAIACW, encoded by the coding sequence ATGTCTTTGCATACATATCCATATCCGTCCCAGCGAATGGCGGCGGTAGCGCGCAATGGGATGGTCGCTACATCACAGCCCCTTGCTGCGCAGGCTGGGCTGGATATTTTAAAAAAGGGCGGCAACGCGATTGATGCGGCGATTGCAACAGCAGCATGCCTGACGGTCGTTGAACCAACTTCAAACGGGATTGGCGGCGACGCGTTCGCGCTCGTCTGGGTAAAAGACAAGCTTTATGGCCTGAATGCGAGCGGTCCTGCACCGCAATCGATTTCGATTGAAAAAGTAAAAGAGCTTGGCCATGAAAAAATGCCTTCGCATGGCTGGATTCCGGTCACGGTTCCGGGGGCGCCATCTGCCTGGGCGGAGTTGTCAAAGAGGTTCGGGCGTCTACCGCTAACCGAAGTTTTGCAGCCGGCAATCGAATATGCTCGCAATGGCTATCCGCTGACTCCGATTCTCGCAAAATATTGGAAGGGTGCTTATAACGCCTACAAGAGCCGCTTTCAGGGCGAGGAATACGATGAGTGGTTCCGTATCTTCGCTCCTGAAGGCAGAGTGCCTGACGCCGGTGAGATGTGGAAATCGGAAGACCATGCGAATACACTCCAGGAAATCGCCGAAACGAATGGTGAAAGCTTTTACCGCGGCGCACTTGCTGAAAAAATTGCCGCTGCCTCTAAGAAAGCTGGCGCATTCTTAAGTAAGACTGATCTTGAAAACTATCATCCGGAATGGGTAGAGCCCATCTCAGTATCCTACCGCGGGCACGAGGTCTGGGAAATCCCGCCGAACGGGCAGGGAATCGTAGCTTTGATGGCATTGAATATTTTAAAAGGATACGAGTTTACTCATCGTGATGATGTCCGTGGAGTCCACCTGCAGCTGGAAGCGATGAAGCAGGCGTTCACGGATGGAAAGGAGTATGTCACCGACCCTAAGACGATGCAGGCGAAGGTAGCGGACCTGTTATCAGAGCAGTATGGTGAGGAAGCGCGAGCTAAAATTTCCGATGAAGCAAGAATGCCTGAACCGGGTTCACTTCCAAAAGGAGGAACGGTCTATCTTTCTACAGCGGATGGCGAAGGCAACATGGTTTCGTTCATCCAGAGCAACTATATGGGCTTCGGCTCTGGTGTGGTCGTTCCGGGAACAGGCATCGGCCTGCAAAACCGCGGACATGATTTCTCGCTTGACCCCACTCATGCGAATGCACTTGCTCCTGGCAAAAAGACGTACCATACTATCATTCCGGGATTCATCACGAAGGATGGCCAGGCAGTCGGCCCATTCGGCGTAATGGGCGGCTATATGCAGCCACAGGGTCATGTCCAGGTTGCGATGAATATGATTGATTTCGGAATGAATCCGCAGGCTGCGCTGGATGAACCTCGCTGGCAATGGACTAGCGGAAAACAGATTGAAGCAGAGCATCATTTCCCAAACCATATCGTCAAAGAACTAGCTAGACGAGGGCATCAGATGAAGGTGGCGTACGATGGAGGAGGTTTCGGCCGAGGCCAGGTTATTATTCGTGATCCAAAGACGGGCGTCCTGACCGGCGGAACCGAAATGAGAACTGACGGCGCCATTGCCTGCTGGTAA
- a CDS encoding penicillin-binding transpeptidase domain-containing protein, translating into MKRALFIIMSVLIAAIISGCSKEPTPEERFSQYVKLWNDQKFDEMYGFLSAEAKNSISKEDFVSRYNKIYQDLEIDKLKVSYKKPEEEKEHEENAELPFSANMESAAGPIEFDHDATLVKEKRDDDTNWYVDWNTTYIFPELGSGDKISFKNVQAERGSILDRGGNGLAINGTAVQVGVVPGELGEQKDQTIAKVAELLDMSEEQINKAMSAGWVKDDLFVPLKKISKEDKGLHEKLFAMNGVKSQEVGAREYPYGAALSHLIGYVGPITADDLEKLEGKGYTSTDLIGRRGLEQVLEEQLKGTNGVRISIVKKDGTVKTLAEKPVENGKDVKLTIDVVAQQQLYDQLKGKAGMASAINPATGETLALVSAPGFDPNEMTLGISQNKRKMLEEDPLKPFLNRFKLTYVPGSVMKPITTAIGLESGKLQTDTAFEINEKQWQKDASWGKYKVTRYSDIKGSINLEKALVYSDNIYFAQAALGMGQETFTEGLKKFGFEDQPEYLYPIEPSQIGKIDSEIRLADSAYGQGQVEMNILHLATTYSPFVNKGNMIKPILNMEDEQGQVWKEGLVSAENAAVINSMLTKVITDPKGTAHNGLIANYPLAGKTGTAEIKEKQGEKGKELGWFVAYNPNAADMIVAMMIEDSGSKDVVSRVKSFYELKLDSGQ; encoded by the coding sequence ATGAAACGAGCATTGTTCATAATCATGTCGGTGTTAATAGCCGCAATCATTTCAGGCTGCAGCAAGGAACCGACTCCCGAAGAGCGGTTTTCACAATATGTGAAGCTATGGAATGACCAGAAGTTTGATGAGATGTATGGATTTTTATCAGCGGAAGCGAAGAATTCGATTTCAAAAGAGGATTTCGTCTCCCGGTATAATAAAATTTATCAGGATTTGGAGATAGACAAGCTGAAGGTCAGCTACAAAAAGCCTGAAGAAGAAAAGGAACACGAAGAGAACGCGGAGCTTCCTTTTTCGGCAAATATGGAGAGTGCTGCTGGCCCGATTGAATTCGATCATGATGCCACTCTTGTAAAAGAAAAACGCGATGACGATACAAACTGGTATGTGGACTGGAATACGACCTATATTTTTCCTGAGCTTGGATCAGGCGATAAAATCAGCTTCAAGAATGTCCAGGCAGAACGGGGCAGCATCCTCGATCGTGGTGGAAACGGTCTTGCAATCAACGGTACTGCTGTCCAGGTTGGAGTAGTCCCAGGCGAACTGGGCGAGCAGAAAGATCAGACGATTGCGAAGGTGGCGGAACTGCTCGATATGTCCGAGGAGCAAATCAACAAGGCGATGAGCGCCGGCTGGGTAAAAGATGACCTGTTTGTTCCATTGAAGAAAATTTCAAAGGAAGACAAAGGTCTGCATGAAAAACTGTTTGCGATGAATGGCGTGAAGAGCCAGGAGGTTGGGGCACGTGAATATCCATACGGAGCAGCATTGTCCCACTTAATCGGCTACGTCGGCCCAATTACAGCCGATGACCTCGAAAAGCTGGAGGGAAAAGGATACACCTCGACTGATCTCATTGGCCGCCGCGGCCTTGAACAGGTTCTTGAGGAGCAATTAAAAGGAACAAACGGTGTCCGGATTTCGATAGTGAAGAAAGACGGCACGGTCAAGACACTCGCAGAAAAGCCAGTGGAAAACGGGAAGGACGTCAAGCTGACCATCGATGTAGTCGCACAGCAGCAATTGTATGATCAGCTAAAAGGAAAAGCGGGTATGGCATCAGCCATCAATCCGGCAACAGGCGAAACGCTGGCCCTCGTGAGCGCGCCAGGCTTTGACCCGAATGAAATGACGCTCGGAATCTCGCAAAACAAACGGAAAATGCTAGAGGAAGACCCGCTCAAGCCCTTCCTGAACCGATTCAAACTGACCTATGTGCCAGGGTCTGTGATGAAGCCGATCACCACGGCAATCGGCCTTGAAAGCGGCAAGCTCCAGACGGATACTGCATTTGAAATCAACGAGAAACAATGGCAAAAAGACGCATCCTGGGGCAAGTACAAGGTGACAAGATATTCCGATATAAAAGGCAGCATCAATCTGGAAAAAGCGCTGGTTTATTCGGATAATATTTATTTCGCTCAGGCTGCGCTTGGAATGGGGCAGGAAACTTTTACAGAAGGCCTGAAAAAATTCGGCTTTGAAGACCAGCCGGAATATTTATACCCGATCGAGCCATCGCAAATCGGCAAGATTGACAGTGAAATCCGCCTGGCGGACTCTGCCTACGGACAGGGGCAGGTGGAAATGAATATCCTCCATCTTGCGACCACTTATTCGCCATTCGTGAACAAGGGCAACATGATAAAGCCGATCCTGAATATGGAGGATGAGCAGGGGCAGGTGTGGAAGGAAGGCCTGGTCAGCGCGGAAAATGCCGCTGTGATAAACAGCATGCTGACAAAGGTCATCACCGATCCAAAAGGAACCGCACACAACGGCTTGATAGCCAATTATCCGCTCGCAGGTAAAACAGGCACAGCGGAAATCAAAGAGAAGCAGGGTGAAAAGGGCAAAGAACTTGGATGGTTCGTCGCCTACAACCCGAATGCAGCCGACATGATTGTCGCAATGATGATCGAGGACTCTGGATCCAAGGATGTTGTTTCTCGGGTGAAGTCGTTTTATGAGTTAAAGTTGGATAGTGGACAATAG
- a CDS encoding M23 family metallopeptidase gives MREEEKRSSQDKSKNSFFKKRWVYPTVYIASAAIILTGVLWYQNSASDQLDQSEYKATDMPGKKMNDQPAVEVNRAMENFVMPVVSEDDAVIQMGFYDNDGDSAEQEAALVFYDNTYHPNTGLDIAAKDGKEFDVIASLSGTVKNVMEDAVLGNVIEIEHDKGIVTQYQSVKDYQVKVGDEVEQGQVIAKSGTSLINEKAGNHVHFEIRKDNVPVNPHEYFNKPMSALQDANVTEEKASSDADAGKSEDAVEEDAEGSAPSEEGVEDTTPAEEKPAEDGSDKKDAGQDEDKDAGEDQDSSTDSDTSSNS, from the coding sequence ATGAGAGAGGAAGAAAAAAGATCTTCTCAAGACAAAAGCAAGAACAGCTTTTTCAAGAAGCGGTGGGTGTATCCAACAGTTTATATTGCTAGTGCCGCAATCATTCTAACTGGTGTCCTTTGGTATCAAAACAGCGCGAGCGATCAACTGGATCAGTCGGAATACAAAGCGACTGACATGCCTGGCAAAAAGATGAATGACCAGCCTGCAGTTGAAGTAAACCGCGCGATGGAGAACTTCGTAATGCCAGTGGTGAGTGAAGACGATGCTGTCATCCAAATGGGATTCTATGATAATGACGGCGATTCGGCAGAGCAAGAAGCAGCTCTAGTGTTCTATGATAATACTTACCATCCGAACACTGGACTGGACATTGCAGCAAAAGACGGCAAGGAATTTGATGTAATCGCGTCACTTAGCGGTACTGTCAAGAATGTCATGGAAGATGCTGTACTTGGAAATGTCATTGAAATCGAGCACGACAAAGGTATTGTAACACAATATCAGTCAGTAAAAGACTATCAAGTTAAGGTTGGCGACGAGGTTGAGCAAGGGCAAGTCATTGCGAAGTCCGGCACAAGCCTGATCAATGAGAAGGCTGGCAACCACGTACACTTTGAAATCCGCAAGGACAATGTTCCTGTCAATCCGCACGAGTACTTCAACAAGCCGATGAGCGCATTGCAGGATGCCAATGTGACAGAAGAGAAGGCTTCATCTGATGCAGATGCAGGAAAGTCTGAAGATGCTGTCGAGGAAGATGCTGAAGGATCCGCTCCATCTGAAGAAGGTGTAGAGGATACAACTCCAGCAGAAGAGAAGCCTGCTGAAGATGGCTCTGATAAAAAAGACGCTGGACAAGATGAAGATAAGGATGCAGGCGAAGACCAAGATTCTTCAACTGACTCTGATACTTCAAGCAACTCATAA
- a CDS encoding VanZ family protein — translation MKKLLVWILRILPFAYMAAIWIMSSLPDTAVIELPDRGVDRFLKESLHLVEFGILYVLLVLAALTTGRFTPVMSFAFMGVAILYGLLDEIHQSFVPARSATVIDFIKDVIGVLAASHFIHHAYFSGKFVWLGKVLRGIEERVRGF, via the coding sequence ATGAAAAAATTATTAGTATGGATTCTGCGCATTCTTCCTTTTGCCTATATGGCGGCGATCTGGATCATGTCCAGCCTGCCCGATACCGCGGTCATCGAACTGCCGGACCGTGGCGTTGACCGCTTTTTAAAAGAATCACTCCACCTCGTTGAGTTTGGCATCCTGTATGTGCTGCTCGTCCTGGCCGCGCTGACGACCGGGCGCTTCACCCCTGTTATGAGCTTTGCCTTTATGGGCGTGGCCATTTTGTACGGCCTGCTCGACGAAATCCATCAAAGCTTCGTCCCGGCGCGGTCCGCCACCGTGATTGATTTTATAAAAGACGTAATCGGGGTTTTAGCGGCATCACATTTCATTCATCATGCCTACTTCAGCGGCAAGTTTGTGTGGTTGGGGAAGGTTTTGCGCGGGATTGAGGAGAGAGTTCGGGGATTTTAG